The proteins below come from a single Takifugu flavidus isolate HTHZ2018 chromosome 6, ASM371156v2, whole genome shotgun sequence genomic window:
- the kif16ba gene encoding kinesin-like protein KIF16B isoform X3, whose amino-acid sequence MASVRVAVRVRPMNRREKDLTATSIVKMEGNKTSITNMKSLESITGESMRDRVKTFTYDFSYDSSDCKISAFVSQEKVFKDLGLDVLKAAFEGYNACVFAYGQTGSGKSYTMMGVPGDAGLIPRFCEGLFGRIAEATRWDAASFRTEVSYLEIYNERVRDLLRRKSTQTYNLRVREHPKDGPYVEDLSKHLVQNYSDVEDLMEAGNINRTTASTGMNDVSSRSHAIFTINFTQAKFDAEMPSETVSKIHLVDLAGSERADATGATGVRLKEGGNINKSLVTLGNVISSLADMSSDGVNSNQKKSVFVPYRDSVLTWLLKDSLGGNSKTIMIATISPADVNYGETLSTLRYANRAKNIINKPTINEDSNVRLIRELRAEIARLKALLVQGNQIALLDSPTALSMEEKLHQNEARVLELTKEWTNKWNETQNILKEETLALRKEGIGVVLDSELPHLIGIDDDLLSTGIILYHLKEGRTYVGREDASTEQDIVLHGLDLESEHCMFENKNGTVTLAPFSGAQCSVNGVLVTEPSQLNQGAVILLGRTNMFRFNHPKEAAKLREKRKSGLLSSFSLSMTDLSQSCENLSTVMLYNPGLFSGKGSFLLRLEFERQQREELEKLEFKRRLIKEMEAKHQSEKADLERLQQEVESQRKESEQVQQRILRQEESLRRRSQDIESRLRDFLAEKERFEKERCLEILGPRLQQHHWQQEGKVDEEQRRWQDATEQTEIYRELERLKREREEQKLHLEAQHRRLEEQEREQLSLVGRLEEQLREKHEEASTLLIRDNAHRLEEEHQALAEIREALLRAKEAGERLGPQDGSKLAKSAQDRYSNFKEAQVKELGQLEMELLQQRERLEKEAGVERNTLLLLNCSLRERQQQDREETQGVAALCLEEQLLKQAEHKLQFKERQLSRIVGLLPALTEEKQRAMETLERSGGVDSGNPPGLNNTLYQVEKELEDQEEKLKLHRHSAQQLQQLQETYEFTANVARQEEKVRRKEKEILESKEKQQREAMEQAVARLERRHSALRRSISLEPEDEELRQRSCRNLKTSTELDQQRVEQEIQKLKRRISEGEETRSHSGGSDEKISPVHLHSLSPLLPPLSDDSRIKAYIEEEVQRRLRNINLMNGCSSTLDPSMSCQSLGDEEKLLNLNPRRHKYEHLISRSLGTSATLWEPVRISVPRYFLRGQGKDEHFEFEVKITVHNDTWTVFRRYSRFREMHRSLKLKYPELAALEFPPKKLFGNRDERMVAERRNHLERYLRNLFQVMLLSSDSPLRPDGGLQLTKWDVCEFSPFFRKGVFENSSHGTG is encoded by the exons ATGGCTTCGGTCCGGGTGGCTGTCCGGGTCAGACCCATGAACAGGCG gGAAAAGGATCTGACTGCCACATCCATTGTCAAGATGGAGGGAAACAAAACCTCCATCACCAACATGAAG AGCCTTGAGAGTATCACGGGCgagtccatgagagacagagTCAAAACCTTCACATACGACTTCTCCTACGATTCCTCGGACTGTAAGATCTCTGCCTTCGTCTCGCAGGAGAAG GTTTTCAAAGATTTGGGTTTGGATGTGCTGAAGGCGGCATTTGAGGGGTACAATGCCTGTGTGTTTGCCTATGGCCAGACCGGCTCTGGGAAGTCCTACACCATGATGGGTGTTCCG GGTGATGCTGGTCTTATTCCGAGGTTCTGCGAAGGTCTGTTCGGCCGAATTGCTGAGGCCACTCGATGGGACGCAGCTTCGTTTCGTACTGAAGTGAG TTACCTGGAGATCTACAATGAGAGGGTGAGGGATCTACTGAGGAGGAAATCCACACAGACATACAATCTTCGGGTTCGTGAACATCCCAAAGATGGACCGTATGTGGAAG ATTTGTCCAAACATCTGGTCCAGAACTACAGCGATGTGGAAGATCTGATGGAGGCAGGAAACATCAACCGCACTACAGCCAGCACTGGCATGAACGACGTCAGCAGCCGCTCACACGCCATCTTTACCATCAACTTCACACAG GCTAAGTTTGACGCCGAGATGCCGAGCGAGACAGTCAGTAAGATCCACCTGGTTGATCTGGCCGGCAGCGAGCGAGCCGACGCCACAGGAGCCACAGGCGTCCGCCTGAAGGAGGGCGGGAACATCAACAAGTCGCTGGTCACCCTGGGCAACGTCATCTCATCGCTGG CTGACATGTCATCAGATGGCGTCAACTCCAATCAGAAGAAGTCAGTGTTTGTTCCGTACAGAGACTCAGTGCTGACGTGGCTGCTGAAGGACAGTTTGGGGGGCAACTCCAAGACCATCATGATTGCCA CCATTTCCCCTGCTGACGTGAACTATGGTGAGACGCTCAGCACTCTTCGCTACGCCAATCGAGCCAAGAACATCATTAACAAGCCCACGATCAACGAGGACAGCAATGTCCGCTTAATCCGAGAGCTTCGGGCTGAAATCGCCAGGCTGAAGGCTCTGCTAGTTCAGGGCAACCAG attGCTCTTCTGGATTCACCCACGGCTCTGAGCATGGAAGAGAAACTGCACCAGAACGAAGCCAGA gttctggagctgacCAAAGAGTGGACTAACAAGTGGAATGAGACGCAGAACATCCTGAAG GAGGAGACGCTGGCTCTGAGGAAAGAGGGGATCGGCGTGGTGCTGGACTCAGAGCTGCCACACCTCATCGGAATCGATGATGACCTACTGAGCACCGGCATCATCCTGTATCACTTAAAG GAAGGACGGACGTATGTGGGCAGAGAGGACGCATCCACGGAACAGGACATTg TCCTGCACGGTCTGGATCTGGAGAGCGAACACTGCATGTTTGAGAACAAGAATGGGACGGTGACGCTGGCGCCCTTCAGCGGCGCTCAGTGTTCAGTCAACGGGGTTCTGGTGACCGAACCGTCACAGCTCAACCAAG GTGCCGTCATTTTACTGGGCAGAACCAACATGTTTCGCTTCAACCATCCCAAGGAAGCAGCAAAACTGCGGGAGAAACGGAAG AGCggtctcctgtcctccttcagcCTGTCCATGACCGACCTGTCCCAGTCCTGCGAGAACCTGTCCACAGTCATGCTCTACAACCCCGG TCTCTTCAGTGGGAAaggctccttcctcctcag gctggAGTTTGAGAGGCAGCAGCGtgaagagctggagaagctggagtTCAAAAG GAGGCTCATTAAGGAGATGGAGGCCAAACATCAGAGTGAAAAGGCAGATCTGGAGCGCCTCCAGCAGGAGGTTGAGAGTCAGCGAAAGGAGTctgagcaggtgcagcagcgTATCCTACGTCAGGAAGAGAGCCTCCGCCGCCGCAGTCAGGATATCGAGAGTCGCCTTCGAGACTTCCTGGCTGAGAAGGAGCGCTTTGAGAAAGAGCGCTGCCTGGAGATTCTGGGGCCTAGGCTCCAACAGCATCACTGGCAGCAAGAGGGGAAGGTGGACGAGGAGCAGCGGCGGTGGCAGGACGccacagagcagacagagaTCTACCGAGAGCTGGAGAGACTGAAGCGGGAACGCGAGGAGCAAAAGCTCCATCTGGAGGCTCAACACCGTCgtctggaggagcaggaacgaGAGCAGCTGAGCCTGGTGGGTCGACTAGAAGAGCAGCTGAGGGAGAAACACGAGGAGGCCTCCACGCTGCTCATCCGTGACAATGCCCACCGCCTAGAGGAGGAGCACCAGGCCCTGGCTGAGATAAGAGAGGCACTCCTCCGTGCCAAAGAAGCCGGAGAACGCCTTGGTCCACAGGATGGCAGTAAGTTGGCCAAAAGTGCCCAGGATCGATACTCCAACTTTAAGGAGGCGCAGGTGAAGGAGCTGGGTcagctggagatggagctgctgcagcagagggagcgCCTGGAGAAGGAGGCAGGCGTGGAGCGTAacacgctgctgctcctcaactGCAGTCTTAGAGAACGACAGCAGCAGGACCGCGAGGAGACACAGGGCGTGGCTGCTCtctgcctggaggagcagctgctcaaaCAGGCTGAGCACAAGCTGCAGTTCAAAGAGCGTCAGCTGAGCCGCATTGTGGGCCTCTTGCCTGCATTaacagaggagaagcagagagcCATGGAGACACTGGAGCGCAGTGGTGGCGTGGATAGTGGCAACCCGCCAGGCCTGAACAACACACTCTACCAGGTAGAGAAAGAGCTGGAAGAccaagaggagaagctgaagctccACCGGCACAgcgcccagcagctccagcagcttcaggagacCTATGAGTTTACAGCCAATGTGGCACGTCAAGAGGAgaaagtgaggaggaaggagaaggagatcCTGGAGTcaaaggagaagcagcagagagaggccATGGAACAGGCAGTGGCCCGGCTGGAGCGGAGGCACTCGGCCCTGAGACGCAGCATCTCCCTGGAGCCTGAAGATGAAGAGTTGagacagaggagctgcagaaaccTGAAGACAAGCACAGAGCTGgaccagcagag AGTGGAGCAGGAGATCCAGAAGCTAAAGCGTAGGATCAGTGAAGGTGAAGAGACCAGGAGCCATTCTGGTGGTTCCGATGAGAAAATTAGTCCAGTCCACCTCCACAGTCTCAGTCCACTGCTGCCCCCTCTGTCAGATGACAG CAGGATTAAGGCATACATCGAAGAGGAAGTCCAGCGGCGGCTGAGGAACATCAATCTTATGAATGGTTGCAGCAGCACCTTGGATCCATCTATGTCCTGTCAATCACTCGGG gaCGAGGAAAAATTACTAAACTTGAATCCAAGAAGACACAAATATGAG CACCTGATATCTCGTTCTCTGGGGACGAGCGCCACCCTTTGGGAGCCGGTCAGAATCAGCGTTCCTCGTTATTTCCTCCGCGGGCAGGGGAAGGATGAGCATTTTGAGTTTGAAGTGAAG ATCACAGTTCACAATGACACCTGGACAGTGTTCAGGCGCTACAGCCGCTTCAGAGAGATGCACAGGAGTCTGAAGCTGAAGTATCCTGAG CTGGCAGCTCTGGAATTTCCTCCAAAGAAACTGTTTGGAAACAGAGATGAACGGATGGTTGCGGAGCGCCGAAACCACCTGGAG CGGTACCTGAGGAACCTGTTCCAGGTGATGCTGTTATCCTCAGACTCGCCTCTCAGACCTgatggtggcctccagctcaccAAATGGGATGTGTGTGAGTTCTCGCCATTCTTTAGGAAGGGCGTGTTTGAGAACAGCAGCCACGGTACCGGCTGA
- the kif16ba gene encoding kinesin-like protein KIF16B isoform X2, translated as MASVRVAVRVRPMNRREKDLTATSIVKMEGNKTSITNMKSLESITGESMRDRVKTFTYDFSYDSSDCKISAFVSQEKVFKDLGLDVLKAAFEGYNACVFAYGQTGSGKSYTMMGVPGDAGLIPRFCEGLFGRIAEATRWDAASFRTEVSYLEIYNERVRDLLRRKSTQTYNLRVREHPKDGPYVEDLSKHLVQNYSDVEDLMEAGNINRTTASTGMNDVSSRSHAIFTINFTQAKFDAEMPSETVSKIHLVDLAGSERADATGATGVRLKEGGNINKSLVTLGNVISSLADMSSDGVNSNQKKSVFVPYRDSVLTWLLKDSLGGNSKTIMIATISPADVNYGETLSTLRYANRAKNIINKPTINEDSNVRLIRELRAEIARLKALLVQGNQIALLDSPTALSMEEKLHQNEARVLELTKEWTNKWNETQNILKEETLALRKEGIGVVLDSELPHLIGIDDDLLSTGIILYHLKEGRTYVGREDASTEQDIVLHGLDLESEHCMFENKNGTVTLAPFSGAQCSVNGVLVTEPSQLNQGAVILLGRTNMFRFNHPKEAAKLREKRKSGLLSSFSLSMTDLSQSCENLSTVMLYNPGKHHEDRKPIRTCQPGHSSKMSSRICLFSGKGSFLLRLEFERQQREELEKLEFKRRLIKEMEAKHQSEKADLERLQQEVESQRKESEQVQQRILRQEESLRRRSQDIESRLRDFLAEKERFEKERCLEILGPRLQQHHWQQEGKVDEEQRRWQDATEQTEIYRELERLKREREEQKLHLEAQHRRLEEQEREQLSLVGRLEEQLREKHEEASTLLIRDNAHRLEEEHQALAEIREALLRAKEAGERLGPQDGSKLAKSAQDRYSNFKEAQVKELGQLEMELLQQRERLEKEAGVERNTLLLLNCSLRERQQQDREETQGVAALCLEEQLLKQAEHKLQFKERQLSRIVGLLPALTEEKQRAMETLERSGGVDSGNPPGLNNTLYQVEKELEDQEEKLKLHRHSAQQLQQLQETYEFTANVARQEEKVRRKEKEILESKEKQQREAMEQAVARLERRHSALRRSISLEPEDEELRQRSCRNLKTSTELDQQRVEQEIQKLKRRISEGEETRSHSGGSDEKISPVHLHSLSPLLPPLSDDRIKAYIEEEVQRRLRNINLMNGCSSTLDPSMSCQSLGDEEKLLNLNPRRHKYEHLISRSLGTSATLWEPVRISVPRYFLRGQGKDEHFEFEVKITVHNDTWTVFRRYSRFREMHRSLKLKYPELAALEFPPKKLFGNRDERMVAERRNHLERYLRNLFQVMLLSSDSPLRPDGGLQLTKWDVCEFSPFFRKGVFENSSHGTG; from the exons ATGGCTTCGGTCCGGGTGGCTGTCCGGGTCAGACCCATGAACAGGCG gGAAAAGGATCTGACTGCCACATCCATTGTCAAGATGGAGGGAAACAAAACCTCCATCACCAACATGAAG AGCCTTGAGAGTATCACGGGCgagtccatgagagacagagTCAAAACCTTCACATACGACTTCTCCTACGATTCCTCGGACTGTAAGATCTCTGCCTTCGTCTCGCAGGAGAAG GTTTTCAAAGATTTGGGTTTGGATGTGCTGAAGGCGGCATTTGAGGGGTACAATGCCTGTGTGTTTGCCTATGGCCAGACCGGCTCTGGGAAGTCCTACACCATGATGGGTGTTCCG GGTGATGCTGGTCTTATTCCGAGGTTCTGCGAAGGTCTGTTCGGCCGAATTGCTGAGGCCACTCGATGGGACGCAGCTTCGTTTCGTACTGAAGTGAG TTACCTGGAGATCTACAATGAGAGGGTGAGGGATCTACTGAGGAGGAAATCCACACAGACATACAATCTTCGGGTTCGTGAACATCCCAAAGATGGACCGTATGTGGAAG ATTTGTCCAAACATCTGGTCCAGAACTACAGCGATGTGGAAGATCTGATGGAGGCAGGAAACATCAACCGCACTACAGCCAGCACTGGCATGAACGACGTCAGCAGCCGCTCACACGCCATCTTTACCATCAACTTCACACAG GCTAAGTTTGACGCCGAGATGCCGAGCGAGACAGTCAGTAAGATCCACCTGGTTGATCTGGCCGGCAGCGAGCGAGCCGACGCCACAGGAGCCACAGGCGTCCGCCTGAAGGAGGGCGGGAACATCAACAAGTCGCTGGTCACCCTGGGCAACGTCATCTCATCGCTGG CTGACATGTCATCAGATGGCGTCAACTCCAATCAGAAGAAGTCAGTGTTTGTTCCGTACAGAGACTCAGTGCTGACGTGGCTGCTGAAGGACAGTTTGGGGGGCAACTCCAAGACCATCATGATTGCCA CCATTTCCCCTGCTGACGTGAACTATGGTGAGACGCTCAGCACTCTTCGCTACGCCAATCGAGCCAAGAACATCATTAACAAGCCCACGATCAACGAGGACAGCAATGTCCGCTTAATCCGAGAGCTTCGGGCTGAAATCGCCAGGCTGAAGGCTCTGCTAGTTCAGGGCAACCAG attGCTCTTCTGGATTCACCCACGGCTCTGAGCATGGAAGAGAAACTGCACCAGAACGAAGCCAGA gttctggagctgacCAAAGAGTGGACTAACAAGTGGAATGAGACGCAGAACATCCTGAAG GAGGAGACGCTGGCTCTGAGGAAAGAGGGGATCGGCGTGGTGCTGGACTCAGAGCTGCCACACCTCATCGGAATCGATGATGACCTACTGAGCACCGGCATCATCCTGTATCACTTAAAG GAAGGACGGACGTATGTGGGCAGAGAGGACGCATCCACGGAACAGGACATTg TCCTGCACGGTCTGGATCTGGAGAGCGAACACTGCATGTTTGAGAACAAGAATGGGACGGTGACGCTGGCGCCCTTCAGCGGCGCTCAGTGTTCAGTCAACGGGGTTCTGGTGACCGAACCGTCACAGCTCAACCAAG GTGCCGTCATTTTACTGGGCAGAACCAACATGTTTCGCTTCAACCATCCCAAGGAAGCAGCAAAACTGCGGGAGAAACGGAAG AGCggtctcctgtcctccttcagcCTGTCCATGACCGACCTGTCCCAGTCCTGCGAGAACCTGTCCACAGTCATGCTCTACAACCCCGG CAAGCATCATGAGGACAGGAAACCAATCAGGACATGTCAGCCAGGTCACTCTTCAAAGATGTCCTCACGCATCTG TCTCTTCAGTGGGAAaggctccttcctcctcag gctggAGTTTGAGAGGCAGCAGCGtgaagagctggagaagctggagtTCAAAAG GAGGCTCATTAAGGAGATGGAGGCCAAACATCAGAGTGAAAAGGCAGATCTGGAGCGCCTCCAGCAGGAGGTTGAGAGTCAGCGAAAGGAGTctgagcaggtgcagcagcgTATCCTACGTCAGGAAGAGAGCCTCCGCCGCCGCAGTCAGGATATCGAGAGTCGCCTTCGAGACTTCCTGGCTGAGAAGGAGCGCTTTGAGAAAGAGCGCTGCCTGGAGATTCTGGGGCCTAGGCTCCAACAGCATCACTGGCAGCAAGAGGGGAAGGTGGACGAGGAGCAGCGGCGGTGGCAGGACGccacagagcagacagagaTCTACCGAGAGCTGGAGAGACTGAAGCGGGAACGCGAGGAGCAAAAGCTCCATCTGGAGGCTCAACACCGTCgtctggaggagcaggaacgaGAGCAGCTGAGCCTGGTGGGTCGACTAGAAGAGCAGCTGAGGGAGAAACACGAGGAGGCCTCCACGCTGCTCATCCGTGACAATGCCCACCGCCTAGAGGAGGAGCACCAGGCCCTGGCTGAGATAAGAGAGGCACTCCTCCGTGCCAAAGAAGCCGGAGAACGCCTTGGTCCACAGGATGGCAGTAAGTTGGCCAAAAGTGCCCAGGATCGATACTCCAACTTTAAGGAGGCGCAGGTGAAGGAGCTGGGTcagctggagatggagctgctgcagcagagggagcgCCTGGAGAAGGAGGCAGGCGTGGAGCGTAacacgctgctgctcctcaactGCAGTCTTAGAGAACGACAGCAGCAGGACCGCGAGGAGACACAGGGCGTGGCTGCTCtctgcctggaggagcagctgctcaaaCAGGCTGAGCACAAGCTGCAGTTCAAAGAGCGTCAGCTGAGCCGCATTGTGGGCCTCTTGCCTGCATTaacagaggagaagcagagagcCATGGAGACACTGGAGCGCAGTGGTGGCGTGGATAGTGGCAACCCGCCAGGCCTGAACAACACACTCTACCAGGTAGAGAAAGAGCTGGAAGAccaagaggagaagctgaagctccACCGGCACAgcgcccagcagctccagcagcttcaggagacCTATGAGTTTACAGCCAATGTGGCACGTCAAGAGGAgaaagtgaggaggaaggagaaggagatcCTGGAGTcaaaggagaagcagcagagagaggccATGGAACAGGCAGTGGCCCGGCTGGAGCGGAGGCACTCGGCCCTGAGACGCAGCATCTCCCTGGAGCCTGAAGATGAAGAGTTGagacagaggagctgcagaaaccTGAAGACAAGCACAGAGCTGgaccagcagag AGTGGAGCAGGAGATCCAGAAGCTAAAGCGTAGGATCAGTGAAGGTGAAGAGACCAGGAGCCATTCTGGTGGTTCCGATGAGAAAATTAGTCCAGTCCACCTCCACAGTCTCAGTCCACTGCTGCCCCCTCTGTCAGATGACAG GATTAAGGCATACATCGAAGAGGAAGTCCAGCGGCGGCTGAGGAACATCAATCTTATGAATGGTTGCAGCAGCACCTTGGATCCATCTATGTCCTGTCAATCACTCGGG gaCGAGGAAAAATTACTAAACTTGAATCCAAGAAGACACAAATATGAG CACCTGATATCTCGTTCTCTGGGGACGAGCGCCACCCTTTGGGAGCCGGTCAGAATCAGCGTTCCTCGTTATTTCCTCCGCGGGCAGGGGAAGGATGAGCATTTTGAGTTTGAAGTGAAG ATCACAGTTCACAATGACACCTGGACAGTGTTCAGGCGCTACAGCCGCTTCAGAGAGATGCACAGGAGTCTGAAGCTGAAGTATCCTGAG CTGGCAGCTCTGGAATTTCCTCCAAAGAAACTGTTTGGAAACAGAGATGAACGGATGGTTGCGGAGCGCCGAAACCACCTGGAG CGGTACCTGAGGAACCTGTTCCAGGTGATGCTGTTATCCTCAGACTCGCCTCTCAGACCTgatggtggcctccagctcaccAAATGGGATGTGTGTGAGTTCTCGCCATTCTTTAGGAAGGGCGTGTTTGAGAACAGCAGCCACGGTACCGGCTGA